In Phocoena phocoena chromosome 3, mPhoPho1.1, whole genome shotgun sequence, a single window of DNA contains:
- the MPV17L2 gene encoding mpv17-like protein 2 gives MASGGWCWLRGLWAAGQPLFQGRALLVTNTLGCGTLMAAGDGARQSWEIRARPGQKFDTRRSASMFAVGCSMGPFLHYWYLWLDRLLPASGFRGLPNVLGKVLVDQLVASPMLGVWYFLGLGCLEGQTLGESCRELRDKFWEFYKADWCVWPVAQLVNFLFVPPQFRVTYINGLTLGWDTYLSYLKYRIPGPPAPPGSVALGTVQTELPHTATTCQPGQD, from the exons ATGGCGTCCGGCGGCTGGTGCTGGCTGCGCGGCCTTTGGGCCGCGGGGCAGCCCCTGTTCCAAGGCCGTGCGTTGCTCGTCACCAACACGCTGGGCTGCGGCACTCTCATGGCGGCCGGGGATGGAGCGCGCCAGTCCTGGGAGATCCGCGCCCGGCCCGGCCAGAAGTTTGACACGCGGCGCTCAG CGAGCATGTTTGCTGTGGGCTGCAGCATGGGCCCTTTCCTGCACTACTGGTACCTCTGGCTGGACCGCCTGCTCCCTGCATCTGGCTTCCGTGGCCTCCCAAACGTCCTCGGGAAGGTCCTCGTCGACCAactggtggcctctcccatgctGGGCGTCTGGTACTTCTTGG GCCTTGGCTGCCTGGAGGGCCAGACCCTGGGCGAGAGCTGCCGGGAGCTGCGGGACAAGTTCTGGGAATTCTACAAG GCTGACTGGTGCGTGTGGCCTGTTGCGCAGCTGGTGAATTTCCTCTTCGTGCCTCCCCAGTTCCGAGTCACCTACATCAACGGCCTGACGCTGGGCTGGGACACATACCTCTCCTATCTGAAATACCGG ATCCCAGGCCCCCCAGCGCCCCCAGGCTCTGTGGCCCTGGGCACTGTGCAGACTGAGCTGCCCCACACTGCCACCACATGCCAGCCAGGGCAAGACTGA
- the PDE4C gene encoding 3',5'-cyclic-AMP phosphodiesterase 4C, with protein sequence MQGPPAPAPAPVPSSPRGSPRGSPGLFRKLLVNQSIRLQRRFTVAHPLCLDLENGLSCGRSALDHQAGSGLGRVIQAPAQHSQRRESFLYRSDSDYELSSKTMSRNSSVASDLHGEDVIVTPFAQVLASLRTVRSNVAALAHLQGSGAAKQACVGNTPSGSQPPPPTEDTGQKLALETLDELDWCLDQLETLQARHSVGEMASNKFKWMLNRELTHLSEASSSGNQVSEYISQTFLDQQTEVELPRVTPTEPPKPMSQISGLRGLPHSTSLSAATVPRFGVQTDQEGQLAKELEDTKKWGLDVFKVAELSGNRPLTAIMFSIFQERDLLKTFRIPADTLATYLLTLEGHYHNDVAYHNSLHAADVAQSTHVLLATPALEAVFTDLEVLAAIFASAIHDVDHPGVSNQFLINTNSELALMYNDTSMLENHHLAVGFKLLQAENCDIFQNLTTKQRLSLRRMVIDMVLATDMSKHMNILADLKTMVETKKVTSLGVLLLDNYSDHIQVLQSLVHCADLSNPTKPLPLYRQWTDRIMAEFFQQGDRERESGLDISPMCDKHTASVEKSQVGFIDYIAHPLWETWADLVHPDAQDLLDTLEDNREWYQSKIPRSPVDPTSPKQGGPDRFQFQLTLQEAEEEEGEEEGALGGEASESPDTELLSPEASPDPGALYLDNQRTVGKPCVDHEGNVMAEPLGT encoded by the exons TGGTGAACCAGAGCATCCGCCTGCAGCGGCGCTTCACCGTGGCCCATCCGCTGTG CTTGGACCTGGAAAATGGGCTATCATGCGGAAGAAGCGCCCTGGACCATCAGGCTGGGTCTGGCCTTGGCCGGGTCATCCAAGCTCCTGCCCAGCACAGCCAGAGGCGGGAGTCCTTCCTGTACCGCTCAGACAGTGACTACGAACTCTCGTCCAAGACCATGTCTCGGAACTCCTCTGTGGCTAGCGACCT ACACGGAGAAGACGTGATTGTGACACCCTTTGCCCAG GTCCTGGCCAGTCTGAGGACGGTTCGGAGCAACGTTGCGGCCCTTGCCCACCTGCAAGGCAGCGGGGCAGCCAA GCAGGCATGCGTCGGGAACACCCCATCTGGCAGTCAGCCCCCTCCACCAACAG AGGACACTGGGCAGAAGCTGGCTTTGGAGACACTGGACGAGCTGGATTGGTGTTTGGATCAGCTGGAGACACTGCAGGCACGGCACTCGGTGGGGGAGATGGCCTCCAACAAG TTCAAGTGGATGCTGAACCGGGAGCTGACTCACCTGTCTGAAGCCAGCAGCTCTGGGAACCAAGTGTCTGAGTACATATCCCAAACCTTCCTGG ACCAGCAGACTGAGGTGGAGTTGCCCAGGGTGACCCCCACAGAGCCCCCAAAGCCCATGTCCCAGATCAGCGGCCTGCGTGGACTCCCCCACAGTACCAGCCTTTCTGCAGCCACTGTCCCACGCTTTGGGGTCCAGACTGATCAGGAGGGACAACTGGCCAAG GAGCTGGAAGACACCAAGAAGTGGGGGCTTGATGTGTTCAAGGTGGCAGAGCTAAGTGGGAACCGGCCCCTCACAGCTATCATGTTCAGCATCTTTCAG GAACGGGACCTGCTCAAGACATTTCGGATCCCAGCAGACACACTTGCCACCTACCTACTGACACTGGAGGGTCACTACCACAACGATGTGGCCTACCACAATAGCCTACACGCCGCTGACGTGGCCCAGTCTACACATGTGCTGCTGGCCACACCTGCGCTTGAG GCCGTGTTCACTGACCTGGAAGTCCTGGCTGCCATCTTTGCAAGCGCCATCCATGATGTGGATCATCCTGGGGTCTCCAATCAGTTTCTCATTAACACCA ACTCAGAGCTTGCACTTATGTACAATGATACCTCCATGCTGGAGAACCACCACCTGGCTGTGGgcttcaagctgctgcaggcAGAGAACTGTGACATCTTCCAGAACCTCACCACCAAGCAGCGGCTGAGTCTGCGCAGGATGGTCATCGACATG GTGCTGGCCACAGACATGTCCAAACACATGAACATCCTGGCTGACCTCAAGACCATGGTGGAGACCAAGAAGGTGACAAGCCTTGGAGTCTTGCTGCTAGACAACTACTCCGACCACATCCAG GTCTTGCAGAGCCTGGTGCACTGTGCCGACCTCAGCAACCCCACCAAGCCGCTGCCACTCTACCGCCAGTGGACAGACCGCATCATGGCTGAGTTCTTCCAGCAGGGCGACCGTGAGCGCGAATCAGGCCTGGACATCAGCCCTATGTGCGATAAGCACACGGCCTCAGTGGAGAAGTCCCAG GTGGGTTTCATTGACTACATCGCCCACCCACTGTGGGAGACGTGGGCTGACCTGGTACACCCAGATGCACAGGACCTGCTGGACACTCTGGAGGACAACCGCGAGTGGTACCAGAGCAAGATCCCCCGCAGCCCTGTGGACCCCACCAGCCCCAAGCAAGGTGGTCCCGACAGATTCCAGTTTCAGCTGACTCTgcaggaggcagaagaggaggagggagaggaggagggagcacTGGGTGGGGAGGCCTCAGAGTCACCTGACACTGAGCTCCTGTCCCCTGAGGCCAGCCCAGACCCTGGGGCCCTATACCTGGACAACCAGAGGACCGTGGGCAAGCCCTGTGTGGACCATGAGGGCAATGTGATGGCTGAGCCTTTGGGCACCTAG
- the RAB3A gene encoding ras-related protein Rab-3A, whose translation MASATDSRYGQKESSDQNFDYMFKILIIGNSSVGKTSFLFRYADDSFTPAFVSTVGIDFKVKTIYRNDKRIKLQIWDTAGQERYRTITTAYYRGAMGFILMYDITNEESFNAVQDWSTQIKTYSWDNAQVLLVGNKCDMEDERVVSSERGRQLADHLGFEFFEASAKDNINVKQTFERLVDVICEKMSESLDTADPAVTGTKQGPQLTDQQAPPHQDCAC comes from the exons ATGGCATCCGCCACAGACTCTCGCTATGGGCAGAAGGAGTCCTCGGACCAGAACTTCGACTATATGTTCAAGATCCTCATCATCGGAAATAGCAGCGTGGGCAAGACGTCTTTCCTCTTCCGCTACGCAGACGACTCCTTCACGCCTGCCTTTGTCAGCACTGTAGGCATCGACTTCAAGGTCAAGACCATCTACCGAAACGATAAGAGGATCAAGCTGCAAATCTGG GACACGGCGGGGCAAGAGCGGTATCGGACCATCACGACAGCCTACTACCGGGGCGCCATGGGCTTCATCCTCATGTACGACATCACCAACGAGGAGTCCTTCAATGCGGTGCAGGACTG GTCAACCCAGATCAAGACCTACTCATGGGACAATGCCCAGGTGCTGCTGGTGGGGAACAAGTGTGACATGGAGGATGAGCGGGTGGTGTCATCGGAACGCGGTCGGCAGCTGGCTGACCACCTGG GGTTCGAGTTCTTTGAGGCGAGCGCCAAGGACAACATTAATGTCAAGCAGACCTTTGAGCGGCTGGTGGATGTCATCTGCGAGAAGATGTCCGAATCACTGGACACAGCCGATCCTGCAGTCACGGGCACCAAGCAGGGCCCACAGCTCACGGACCAGCAGGCGCCCCCCCACCAGGACTGCGCCTGCTGA